GGCGCAGTCACCGTACTCCATGGCCTTGAGCCCAGCAGCCTCAACCACTGGCCATTTGTCGCTTGACCGGCGCAACCCCACCGAAACCGACAAACCCGCCTCGTGCAGGTTCAGAGCGTGGGCGTGACCCTGGTTCCCGAACCCCAAAACGCCGATCCGAGCCGCTCGCGCGGGAGCGTCGTCAATGTCGGCGGCGGGGATGAAATGAGCCATATCCCCCAGTAAACCAAAAAATGTCGCAGAAAACTTGAGATTTGCCCTGAGGAAAGCTCAAGGAGATTACGAAGATTCATTAATGTGGCGAGCGGCATTCGCAGGATGTTGCACGTCGTGTCTTGGTGGTGACTACGAATTCATGCCTAAAGTGGTGGGAGGACTCATGGCAATTGCGGCCCTTGCGGCGAGCATTTTTGCTGGCGTCGGTCCCATCGACTGCCTGATTCGTGGACTCGTTGCTTTTGCCATAGGGGTGGTAGCCACGCAATGCTGGTACGTGTTTTTCACGATCCGGGTGCAACGCGGCGAAGCAGGACTCACCGAGAAAGAGGGTACGGGGGCCGTCCGCGCGACGGGTCAACCGGAGAGTTGAAATGGCGTTATCGCAGGAACAATTGCAAAAGTCGTGGGTTGATTTTAAGGTCTATAAGGACCCCACATCCCGCGCCGACCTGATTAACCACTACAGCTATTTGGTGAAAATCACCGCGGGACGATTGGTCACCAGTTTGCCCGGCGGCCTAGATCGCGAAGATCTCATCGGAAGCGGCGTCATCGGCTTGGTCAAGAGCGTTGACCAATTTGACCCGACCCGCGATGTTAAGTTTGAAACCTACGCCATTGCCTTGATCCGCGGCGCAATTTTGGAAATGCTTCGCGATGAAGACTGGGTGCCGCGCAGCATCCGCGAGAAGCTGAAGGCTCTCGACAAGGCTTACCTGAACCTGGAAACCCAACTCGGCCGTTCGCCCAGCGAGCGCGAAATTGCCGAGCGCATGGGCATCAGCGATGTGGAAGTGAGCGAACTGCTCGTCCGCATGGGTCGCACCAACGTTTACAGCCTCGATGACATTTTGGGTTCGCCGGGCGGTGACGACAGCGTGCCGTTCCGCGATTTGCTGGTGGACGACAAAGCCACGCCGGGTCATGAGACCGAGGGTCGCGAAATCCGCCGCATTCTCGGCGACGGCATCGACCGTCTTCCCGAACGCGAGCGCCTTGTTGTGGCGCTCTATTACTTTGAGGGGCTCACTTTCAAGGAAATCGGCAAGGTGCTGGGCGTCAGCGAATCGCGCGTTTACCAGCTCCACACTCAGGCCATGAACCGCCTTCGCACGTTCATGAAGGACCAAACAACGGTCGGCGCTTAAGCAAAAATAACGGGGCTAAGAAGGTCCAACCTGGTATAACCGGGTGGGAACTTCTTTGGCACGATTCTTGTTCAACAATGATCGTGAATCATTGGTCATTGCACCAAAGAAGGATTTGAATTCATGAGCAAGTTTGGACAAGCAAAGTTTGGCGCGGTCGGCATTTTTGTCGCCGGATTGACGGTTGGGATCGGCGTGATTGGCCTCGGCGGCTGTGGCAAGGGTGGCGGCGGAGCCGTCGCCAGCATCAACGGCGAAGCAATCTCGACCGACGAATGGCACCGCTATATGGAGTTCAAGCCGCAAGTCAACGTCATTGACAACAGCGGCAACCAAGTCGCGGCTCGCGTTGCCGAAACCATGGGCTTCCAAGCCTTCCAAGACCTGATGCGTAACAAGCTGATGCTTCAGTTGGCCAAGGACGAAGGCGTCGCTCCGACCGACAAGGACATCGAAGACGAAATCAAGTTCCGCAACAAGATGGACGGCAACTTCATTCCGAACCTCAATTCGCAAGGCCTGAAGCTGGAAGAAATCAAGGACCAACTCCGCATCGAACTGGCTCGCGAACGCATTCTCACCAAGGGGATCGAAGTCAAGGACATCGCCGTCAACCGCTTTATCGAAAAGAACCCGGCTGCCTTTATCAAGCCGCCGACGGCCGACATGCAGTGGATTCTCGTGAAGACGGAAGAAGCCAAGGCTCTGGTGGACCGCGACCTCAAGGGTGGCCAAAGCTTCTCGAAGGTCTCTTCGCAATACTCCCAGCACCCGGGTGCTAAGACCAACACTCGCTTCTCACAGAATGTGATTACTTCGATGCCCGGCCCCGTGCGTGCCATCGCCGAAAAGCTCAACGAAGCTCAAACCAGCGACTGGCTGAAGCTTTCGGACGGCTTTGCCAAGTTCTATGTCGAAAAGAAGACCGCTCCGGAGAAGGTCGCCATTGACGATCTGATGAAGGAGAGTATCCGCCGCCGCCTGGCCGTGGAGCGCGGGATGATCGCCATTGACCTCGACACGCGCCTTCTCAACAAGATGAAGGAATCGAAGATTGAGGTCAAGCTCGAAACGCTCGAAGGTCGCTGGAAGACCGCACTTGAGCGACTCGAAGAAATCGAAGAAAACCGCTCGACCAACAAGAACTAAGCTCGGTTCGGACAAAACCAGACGCGCTCGCCAATCGTGGTGGGCGCGTCTTTGTTCGTCTCGCTGGTACCTTATGAACTTGATGCAGACTACTTTTGTTGCCAGTTGGCGAGAACCCGGCGAGGCGACCATTCGCGAGGCGTGGCGACAGTTCTCGGCGGGGGCCGACATGCTCACGGCCATGGCCGAGGGGCTGGCCGTCGCGGAGTTGGATCCCAACCTTATCGCGATTGGCCGCGGTTCGGTGCCCAACACCGACGGCGACATTGAGCTGGACGCCAGCATCATGGATGGCCAGACCCTCAATTCGGGCGCGGTGTGCGCCGTTCGAGGCATCTGCCCGGTTATCCGGGTGGCCAAGCAGGTGATGGACCTCACCCCCTGCGTGATGCTCGCCGGCGATCAAGCGCGCCGCTTTGCGCTCGAAAACGGAGCCGAGCCCGTGGTGACGCACAGCGAGGATTCCATTCGGCGGCACCAACTTTGGGCGGCCGCCGAGAACAAAGAAGCGCATTACGTGCACGTGATGAGCGACCCCACGTCGCAGATTCACGGCGACACGGTGACGATTTTGGGTCTGAACCAGGGCCATGTGGCGGCGGCCTCCAGCACCAGTGGCTTGCCGTTTAAGCGTCCGGGGCGCGTGGGTGACTCGCCGATCATTGGCGCGGGCATCTACGCTGACGACGAGTTGGGTGCGGCCGGCGCGACGGGCAACGGGGAGGAACTCTGGCGAGCGGTGGCCTCGTTCCGGACTCTGGAGCACATGCGCGGCGGGATGAGCCCCACCCAGGCTTGCGAAGCCACGATCAAGTTTATGGCGCGGCGACGGCCCGTCACGCTGGAGCAGCCGTGTGTGGTGTTCGCGATGAGCCCCGAGGGCGAAGTCGGCGCGGCGACCACGCACAGCCCGTTTCCGATGTGGGTGTGCCGCGACGGCGCGATTGAACTCACCGAGATTCCGCCCATCGCCTGATGGCTGGCATCATCGGAACCGCCGGTCATGTGGACCACGGGAAGTCGGCGCTCATCAAGGCGCTGACTTCGATTGACCCGGATCGTCTGCCCGAAGAAAAAGCGCGTGGCATGACGATTGATCTCGGGTTTGCGTTTCTGAATGATGCCCACGGCGCCCGAGTCAGCATGGTTGACGTGCCCGGCCACGAATCGCTGATCACCAACATGCTGGCCGGGGCGATGGGCGTGCAGGTTTGCCTGCTCTGCGTGGCCGCCGACGACGGCATCATGGCGCAAACCCGCGAGCACTTTGCTCTCATGGAGTTGCTGCCCGTCGAGCGCATGGTGGTCGCGATTACCAAGGCGGATCTGGCCGATGCCGAGCTATTGCGGCAGCGCCGCAAAGAAGTTCAATCGCTGTTCAGCGGAACCCGATTTGCCAGCTCCCCGATTGTCACCTGCAGCGTGGTTGATGGTCACGGCCTGGAGGACGTGCGCCGGCAGTTGCTAAGCGCGCATGCCAGTCTAGGCGAGCCGCGCCGTGGCGGTGCGGCACTGTGGGTGGACCGCGCGTTCGCCCAAAAAGGTCGCGGCAACGTGGTGACCGGCAGTTTGCTGCGCGGAGAACTTCGCGTTGGCGAAGACCTGGTCGCGTGGCCGCGCAATTGGCGGGTCAAGATTTTGGAATTGCAGGTGCACGGCCAAACGGTTGCCAGCGTGGAGGGGCCGGAGCGGGTTGCGATATTGCTGAGCAGCAAGGTGACGCTGGAGGAAATGCCGCGAGGCACCCTGCTCGCCGAGCCGCAACTGGGTTCGGCGGAGACCGAACTCCACGCTCAAGTTCGCTGGGTGTCCGACGAAAAACCGCCGCGCCGCGTGCGCGTCGGACTCGGAACCGAGGATGTGCTCGCCGACCTGCGCATGCAAGGCGAAACCGCCATTCTTAAGCTCGACCGTCCGGTCGGAGTGATCCCCGGCTCGCCGATTATTCTGCGTCGCCACAGCCCGATGGACCTGCTCGGCGGCGGCATGCTCGTGCCCGCCACCGCGACTGGCAACACGGTTCTGAGCCTTATCGAGCGGGCCGCCAACGGCGTGACCACCGAGGTCATCTGCCGCAAGCTGGGTCGTACGCCGCAGGAACTTGGCGACGAGTTTGAGCGGCTCAAGCGCGCCGGGACGATCGTCGGTTTGGCCGGCACGTGGCTCGCGGCCGACCACCTGCAGACCCTTGCTCGCGCTTGCCTGAGCGCCATGGAAACCTTCCACACGGCGCACCCGGCGTTGCCCGGCCCCAAGAGCGAGCAGGTGGAGATTGCGCTGACCGGCAAGCCGCGCGAGCGCCTGTTGGCATTGCTGGCTCAACAGGGCCACTTGCGCGCGCAGGGCAACTGCTGGGCGCTCACCAGCTTTCGCATGCGCCTGAACGAGCGACAGGGCCAGCTTGTCGAGCGATTGGTGCAGGGCTTGGCCGGGCACGGATTCAATCCTCCCAACCCCTATGAGCTCGGCAAAGAGCTGAACATTCCGTTGCCGACCATCGAAGAGGGGCTTCGGCTTGGCCAAACCGTCGGCGCGATTGTCCAAGTGGCGGCGGACGTGTACTTGGGGCAGGCGACGGTGGTCGCCAGCGCCCAGGCGTTGCGCGAAAAATTTGGCACCAACGGTTTTTGCGTGGGCGAGGCGCGGACCGTGCTCAACACCAGTCGGCGCGTGGCGGTGCCGCTGCTGGAGACCCTTGATCGTCTGGGACACACCCAGCGCGACGGCGACCAGCGTCGTTTCTTATAGTTTTCTGACGGGAAACGCCGGTTTGGTTTGGTAGAATTTTTGCGTGGCCGAACCCAAAACAACAACTCGAACGCGAATTTTGGACGGCGCTCTTGAACTCTTCGCGACGAGCGGCTTGCTCAACACCAGCGTGGATCAGATTGCGCGGACGGTCGGCGTCCGCAAGGCCAACATTTTCTACTATTTCCCGACTCGCGACGACCTTGCCGTGGCCGCTCTTGAGCGCGTGGAGGCGATTACGTTGCGGCAACTCAGCGAAACCGAGGACCCCGTGGCGCTCCTGTTTGGCGACGAGGTGGGCGTCTCGCACGACATGTGTTGTTGGCTGCGTATCATGGCGCAAACCCCGTTTTTGACCGACGGTCTGCAGGCGCGAGCGCAGGAAAGCATGGTCACGGTTCACAAGCTGCTGGCCCCCCGCCTGGGCGCGGACGCCGCGTGGGGTGTGCTCACGGCGGCCATGGGTCTGGGTTCGTTGCCGGATAATCAGAGTCGTCTGAACGCCCGAACCTGGCACATTTCGGCGCAAAAATAGGGCGAGAGTCGCCTCCCGCCCCGTTGTTCGCCAGCGTTACTTGCCGGCTTCGGTGGCCTTCTTGGGCTCGGTTTCGTTGGTCGGAGCCGGTTCGCCAGTGCCCGGCGTCTTGTTGTCGCCACCAGTGGTGGTGACTTCGCCACCGTTGCTGGGGTCTTCGGCCTTGTTACAGCCGACGAGGGCGCCGGTGAACAGCGCTCCGATGAGGATAAGCGAGATTAACTTTTTCATGTTGTTACCTCCTAACTTCGGGAAGCTTGGTCACGCAACCAAGGGTGCTTCCCACTGGAGGCAACAACATCGGTTCCTGGCCAGTTCCCACATTATGCGGGCTCGGGTACCGGTGACCAGATGGGTTGACCCGGTGTGGTTCTACCCCGTCAGTAGGGGCTCACGGTCGCCACTGCTATCACTCTAAGTCCTTTGAAGAAGCAGTTCTTTCTCGAGACACCCCATGCGGGCGACGTTTCAGTTCCCGGTCAACTCCGAAGGAATGTTATCCGCCTGAATCTCGGTGACGCGCCACTTGGGGACGGGGATGATTAGCCATTCGCGACCGCTTTCCTTGGCCAGGCCAATGCGCGCGTCAATCGTCACCGCCGGCAGCTGCACCATCGCGATGCGGACGCTCACTTTCACGGGGGACGCAATCGTCGCCGTGTCGCCGGTGATCACCGGCTTCGGGTTGAGCACTTCGATATCGGGCTTGGCGTTGCGGATGTAATTGGCCACCTCGCCGCGGCCCGCCCCTTGCGCCTCCTCACTGTTCACCTTGAGGTTTCGGCTGACAAAGTCCAGCACCGCGCCCGGGCGCCCCTCGCGGCTCGCCTGCAGAGCTTCCTTCAGGGCAGCCTGAATCGCTTCCTCGTCGGTCGGGCGCCCGAGCGCAAACTTGAGCCCGAACAACGCGACAAGCGCGATTCCGAAACCAATTCCAACCTTACTTGCAGTGGTCATTTCACTTCTCCAATGGTGATGACGCCATTGGCGCGCCATTGATTCGCAAACAGCGGACGGCGATGCCCTCGGCAAGCTGCCGCAAAGGCTGCGGCTGATCGCATTCCGGCACCTTGTAAGGGCAGCGCGGCGCAAAGGCACACCCCGGCGGCAACGCATCAAATCGCGGTGGCTGCCCTGAAATGCTGGCCAAGCGGTCGCGCCCGGGCTGCGGAACCGCGCCGAGCAGAGCCTGCGTGTAGGGGTGTTGCGGCGCGCGCAGCATGGTCGGCGGACCTTGCTCCACCACCTGGCCGGCATAAAACACGGCGAGTTCGTCGCTCGTCTCGGCGATCACGCCGATGTCGTGCGAGATTAGCAGTACCGCCGTGCCGCACTCGGTTTGCAAGTCCTTCAGCAATCTCAGCACCTGAGCTTGCAGGGTCACGTCCAGTGCGGTGGTCGGCTCGTCGGCCAGCAACACCTGCGGGCGACAGGCAAACCCAATGGCGATGACCACGCGCTGGCGCTGGCCGCCGCTCATTTGGTGCGGAAACTTGCGCGCACTGGCCGCCGGATCGGGAATGCCCACGCGGTCGAGCATGTCCACGGCTTGCGTCCAGGCTTGGCGGCGCGTGGAATTTTGGTGCAGCTCAAACACCTCGGCGATCTGCGAGCCAACGTTGAGCACCGGATTGAGGCTGGTGAAGGGATCCTGCATCACCATCGCAATCTGCTTGCCGCGAATCTGCTGCCAGGATTTCTCGGGCGAACTGACCAGTTCTTGACCGGCCAAGCGAATGCTGCCCGAGACCGCCGACCCAGGGGGCGCCATGCCGATAATCGCCTTGGCCGTCATGCTTTTACCGCACCCCGATTCGCCCACCACGCCGAGTGTTTGACCGGCTTCCACCTGGAAACTAACGCCCCGCAAAATCGGCATTCCGCCAATCGCGAGACTCAGGTTTTCGACTTCCAACACGGCCATGGTCGCTAGTTTACAGCCTGCTATACTGCACGTATGTCCGAAAAAGTCCAGGTTGTTGTCGCGGAAGATGAAGCGGCCTATCGCCACGCCATCCAAAAGACGCTGGGCTTTATGACGGAATGCGAGATTCTTGCCGTGTGCAAGGACGGCATGGACGCGCTGGAAGCGTGCCTCGCCGAGTCGCCCGACGTACTTCTGACCGACATCAACATGCCGCGAATGGACGGCATCGAGCTCATTCGCAAGGTGCTGAAGAAGGATCGCAGCATCAATGTGGTGGTGCTGACGGTCAACGAGGACGACGATATCGTGTTCGAGGCGTTCCGCGCGGGCGCCCTGGGTTATCTGCTCAAGAGCAGCACGCCGCAGGATGTGATTCTCGCCGTGCGCTCCGCCGCCAAGGGCGAGGCGGTCATCACGCCGCGTATCGCCAGCAAGGTCATTGCCGACTTCCGCCGCCTAAAGGAAGATGTGGATACCGACGACACCGAGCTCTTTGCGCTTAGCGATCGCGAGTCCGAGATTCTCGATCTGGTCGCCGAGGGTCTGCGCAACAAGGAGATTGCCGACAAGCTGAGCATCGCCGAAAAGACCGTGAAAAACCACGTCAGCAACATCCTCAAGGCGCTGCAGGTGAACAGCCGCACCGAGGCGGCGATGAAGGCGATTAAGGCGAAAATGGCCGACCGATAAGATTTCGGGAGCGCATGGGTGCCGGTGTGCCCCGCGGTCTTCAAAACCGATTGTGACCTCGTTCGGGGTCAGGTGAGTTCGACTCTTACACGCTCCCGCCACAGGCTACGCGGCGGATCGCTTCCCAACCAATCAGCTCGACTTCCGGCGCGAGATAACCCTCGGCGACGGGTTCCGTGCGGAGCAGATCGGTGCTCAAGTACTTTTTGTTGTCGTCGCAGAAAATGGTCGTGACGACGGCGTTGCCGCCCATTTCGTTTTGAATTTTCAGCGCGGCCAGGAAGTTGGCGCCGCTACTGATTCCGACCGCCAATCCCATGCGCGTGGCCAGTTGCTGGGCCATGATAATCGCGTCGCCGTCATTGACATCCACGATGCTATCGAGCTGTTCGAGCTTGACGATCTCGGGAATGAACTCGTCAGAAATGCCCTGGATGCGGTGCTTGCCGATTTTGTGGCCGGTGCAAAGCGTCGGCGATTCGGCCGGCTCCATCGGGTGAATCTGTACGCCCGGCACCTTCTCCCGCAGGAATCGCCCGACGCCCATGATGGTGCCGCCGGTGCCCACCCCCGCGACAAACGCGTTTGGCTTTTTGCCGATGAGGCGGAGCTGCTCCAAAATCTCGGGGCCCGTCGTTTGTTCGTGGGCCTCGCAGTTCACGCAGTTGCTAAACTGGCACGGTAAAAAGACGTCGCCGCGCTGGGTGCGCAGGTCTTCGGTGGCGCGGATGCTCCCCAAAAATCCGCCCTGGGCCGGGCTGATCGGCACCACCTCAGCGCCAAAACTCTGAATGAGCTTCACCCGCTCGGTGGACATCCAATCCGGCATAAAGATCACCACGGGGTGGCCGAGCGCCCGCCCGAGCGCCGAGAATGAGATTCCGGTGTTGCCCGAGGTCGCCTCGGCGATTGTTTCGCCGGGCGCGATCGCGCCCTCGCAGTACGCCTTGCGCAGGATGGTGTAAGCCATCCGGTCTTTGATGCTGCCGGTCAGGTTCAGATATTCGGCCTTGGCGTAGATGGTCCGCTCTTCGCCGCGAAATCGGAAGTGCACGGCGAGCAACGGCGTGTTGCCCACCATCTGCGAAAGGCCATGAAATCGTCGCTGAATATCCGCCTGAACCACTCGCTTAGTGTACTGACTTTCGGCGGCGGCGAAGCAGTAAGGCTCCGGCGGCCATAGCAAACAGCGAACTCGGTTCGGGCGCGATGATCGTGGAGATCGCGACCGGGTCGCTGAGAATGCCAGCGCCAAAGGTGCCGAGCCCGTAGCCAATATTTGTATTCATCACCTGAACCAGGCCATTGCCCGCGGATACCGTGCCGCAGGTGTAGAAGGTGTCGCCGTGACCAAACGCCACACCTTTGACGACGGAGATATTTGGTATGTTGAACGTGCTCGAGAAGTTGCTGCTGGTCGACGCGGAGATCACTTGGTTGGTCGTGCCCGAAGCCGCCAGGTGGAGATTGCTCGTCTGACTCATGGCGATTTGGCCAGTCGCGGGAGCTGCTAGCGTAACCGAGCGCGTTAAGGTTGCCGCGCCAAACAGGGCGGTGTAGCTATATTCGCGCCAGTTGGTGCCGCCATGGACCGTTGCCAGGACATTGTTACGAAATGCGGTCGCCGTGTAAGTGGCGGACAGCGGCAGGGATGGTGCTCCATACCAACCGTCAACATTAGGCACCACGGCGCCAAGGTAGTTCACATTAAAATTCGTGTTAAAGGTGTAGCTGCCGTGTGCTTTGGTGATGTGACCGCCCGCGTAGAAGCCCACTGCGTTGAGCAACGCGCCATTCCACAAATCGAACTGGAACGTGCCATTCTCCGCGGTCACGACCAACCTGCCGTTGCTGGCATCGGCATAGACTCCCGCCGGGTTGTTGAGCATGCCGCCCCCGCCGATTGAACCTAGGTATGCGCGGCTCCCGCCATCGAACCGATGGATCATATCGTTGCCGCGATCGGCCACATAGAGGAGGTCAAACGAGGCCGAGGCACTGGCCGCCGCGCTGGCGACCACGAACAGAGAAACAACTTTCACGCCCTTATTGTAAGGCAGTTTCGTGCCATTTGGGCGAAAAAATTGCCAGAAATCTACCGGGTGATGTTGCTCGCGAGTTCTCCCGCGACGGTGTTCCACTTGCGGACCGACCACTTGGTGATGAGTCCATCGCGGGTGTACACGTCCTCGCGAGCGAATTCCTCCGCGGCCTCGGGGCCATCGCCGACGAACACGAGAATGGCCGAATCGGCGGGTTCCTCCAGGGCTCCGGCAAGCAAAATCTCGCCGCGCTCGACGGCCGCCCAAATCTGGTCGAGGTGCTCCTGGCGGCAGGCTCCGCGCCGCGCCAGGAAGTCGTCCACGAATTCGTACAGCAACACGTAGTGGGCCACGCGCTAGTTTAGCTTGCCCACCACGCGATCCACATTGTGCTGCCCCGGCAGTTGGTTGTCCAGCCGTAAGGTGCGCTCCCACGCCGAGAACTTGCTGTGCCCGTCCGAGAAAGTGAAGTTGGTGCCGTTGCCAAACGCTCGTTGCGCCAAGCGGGTTTGGAACCACTCTTCGACTGGCGCGCCCGGTGCTTCCGACCCTTGGTAGGCGGCCAGTGTGTTCCAGTCGTTGGTGAACGGATCGGCAACCGCCGTCTCCGGCCAGGGGTGGTACTCGGCGTCAATGGCCTCGATGTCGCGCACGGAAACCAGAATCTGGTCGGCGGGCCGCGAGATGTTGCCCAGCACCTCGCCGTGGCTGTAAAGGCCGTTGATGCTGTAGTCGCTTTCCGGCGTCACGAGCGTGCCGTCCTCATCCAGGGGCTTGCGCTTGTAGGCGGGGGTCCGGAACGCGTCCTTGCTCTTTACGTACCCAAACAGCGGGTCA
The window above is part of the Chthonomonas sp. genome. Proteins encoded here:
- a CDS encoding FliA/WhiG family RNA polymerase sigma factor, translating into MALSQEQLQKSWVDFKVYKDPTSRADLINHYSYLVKITAGRLVTSLPGGLDREDLIGSGVIGLVKSVDQFDPTRDVKFETYAIALIRGAILEMLRDEDWVPRSIREKLKALDKAYLNLETQLGRSPSEREIAERMGISDVEVSELLVRMGRTNVYSLDDILGSPGGDDSVPFRDLLVDDKATPGHETEGREIRRILGDGIDRLPERERLVVALYYFEGLTFKEIGKVLGVSESRVYQLHTQAMNRLRTFMKDQTTVGA
- a CDS encoding SurA N-terminal domain-containing protein, with the translated sequence MSKFGQAKFGAVGIFVAGLTVGIGVIGLGGCGKGGGGAVASINGEAISTDEWHRYMEFKPQVNVIDNSGNQVAARVAETMGFQAFQDLMRNKLMLQLAKDEGVAPTDKDIEDEIKFRNKMDGNFIPNLNSQGLKLEEIKDQLRIELARERILTKGIEVKDIAVNRFIEKNPAAFIKPPTADMQWILVKTEEAKALVDRDLKGGQSFSKVSSQYSQHPGAKTNTRFSQNVITSMPGPVRAIAEKLNEAQTSDWLKLSDGFAKFYVEKKTAPEKVAIDDLMKESIRRRLAVERGMIAIDLDTRLLNKMKESKIEVKLETLEGRWKTALERLEEIEENRSTNKN
- a CDS encoding isoaspartyl peptidase/L-asparaginase: MQTTFVASWREPGEATIREAWRQFSAGADMLTAMAEGLAVAELDPNLIAIGRGSVPNTDGDIELDASIMDGQTLNSGAVCAVRGICPVIRVAKQVMDLTPCVMLAGDQARRFALENGAEPVVTHSEDSIRRHQLWAAAENKEAHYVHVMSDPTSQIHGDTVTILGLNQGHVAAASSTSGLPFKRPGRVGDSPIIGAGIYADDELGAAGATGNGEELWRAVASFRTLEHMRGGMSPTQACEATIKFMARRRPVTLEQPCVVFAMSPEGEVGAATTHSPFPMWVCRDGAIELTEIPPIA
- the selB gene encoding selenocysteine-specific translation elongation factor — translated: MAGIIGTAGHVDHGKSALIKALTSIDPDRLPEEKARGMTIDLGFAFLNDAHGARVSMVDVPGHESLITNMLAGAMGVQVCLLCVAADDGIMAQTREHFALMELLPVERMVVAITKADLADAELLRQRRKEVQSLFSGTRFASSPIVTCSVVDGHGLEDVRRQLLSAHASLGEPRRGGAALWVDRAFAQKGRGNVVTGSLLRGELRVGEDLVAWPRNWRVKILELQVHGQTVASVEGPERVAILLSSKVTLEEMPRGTLLAEPQLGSAETELHAQVRWVSDEKPPRRVRVGLGTEDVLADLRMQGETAILKLDRPVGVIPGSPIILRRHSPMDLLGGGMLVPATATGNTVLSLIERAANGVTTEVICRKLGRTPQELGDEFERLKRAGTIVGLAGTWLAADHLQTLARACLSAMETFHTAHPALPGPKSEQVEIALTGKPRERLLALLAQQGHLRAQGNCWALTSFRMRLNERQGQLVERLVQGLAGHGFNPPNPYELGKELNIPLPTIEEGLRLGQTVGAIVQVAADVYLGQATVVASAQALREKFGTNGFCVGEARTVLNTSRRVAVPLLETLDRLGHTQRDGDQRRFL
- a CDS encoding TetR family transcriptional regulator translates to MAEPKTTTRTRILDGALELFATSGLLNTSVDQIARTVGVRKANIFYYFPTRDDLAVAALERVEAITLRQLSETEDPVALLFGDEVGVSHDMCCWLRIMAQTPFLTDGLQARAQESMVTVHKLLAPRLGADAAWGVLTAAMGLGSLPDNQSRLNARTWHISAQK
- a CDS encoding ABC transporter ATP-binding protein, which gives rise to MAVLEVENLSLAIGGMPILRGVSFQVEAGQTLGVVGESGCGKSMTAKAIIGMAPPGSAVSGSIRLAGQELVSSPEKSWQQIRGKQIAMVMQDPFTSLNPVLNVGSQIAEVFELHQNSTRRQAWTQAVDMLDRVGIPDPAASARKFPHQMSGGQRQRVVIAIGFACRPQVLLADEPTTALDVTLQAQVLRLLKDLQTECGTAVLLISHDIGVIAETSDELAVFYAGQVVEQGPPTMLRAPQHPYTQALLGAVPQPGRDRLASISGQPPRFDALPPGCAFAPRCPYKVPECDQPQPLRQLAEGIAVRCLRINGAPMASSPLEK
- a CDS encoding response regulator transcription factor, producing the protein MSEKVQVVVAEDEAAYRHAIQKTLGFMTECEILAVCKDGMDALEACLAESPDVLLTDINMPRMDGIELIRKVLKKDRSINVVVLTVNEDDDIVFEAFRAGALGYLLKSSTPQDVILAVRSAAKGEAVITPRIASKVIADFRRLKEDVDTDDTELFALSDRESEILDLVAEGLRNKEIADKLSIAEKTVKNHVSNILKALQVNSRTEAAMKAIKAKMADR
- a CDS encoding PLP-dependent cysteine synthase family protein — protein: MVQADIQRRFHGLSQMVGNTPLLAVHFRFRGEERTIYAKAEYLNLTGSIKDRMAYTILRKAYCEGAIAPGETIAEATSGNTGISFSALGRALGHPVVIFMPDWMSTERVKLIQSFGAEVVPISPAQGGFLGSIRATEDLRTQRGDVFLPCQFSNCVNCEAHEQTTGPEILEQLRLIGKKPNAFVAGVGTGGTIMGVGRFLREKVPGVQIHPMEPAESPTLCTGHKIGKHRIQGISDEFIPEIVKLEQLDSIVDVNDGDAIIMAQQLATRMGLAVGISSGANFLAALKIQNEMGGNAVVTTIFCDDNKKYLSTDLLRTEPVAEGYLAPEVELIGWEAIRRVACGGSV
- a CDS encoding PEP-CTERM sorting domain-containing protein (PEP-CTERM proteins occur, often in large numbers, in the proteomes of bacteria that also encode an exosortase, a predicted intramembrane cysteine proteinase. The presence of a PEP-CTERM domain at a protein's C-terminus predicts cleavage within the sorting domain, followed by covalent anchoring to some some component of the (usually Gram-negative) cell surface. Many PEP-CTERM proteins exhibit an unusual sequence composition that includes large numbers of potential glycosylation sites. Expression of one such protein has been shown restore the ability of a bacterium to form floc, a type of biofilm.), yielding MKVVSLFVVASAAASASASFDLLYVADRGNDMIHRFDGGSRAYLGSIGGGGMLNNPAGVYADASNGRLVVTAENGTFQFDLWNGALLNAVGFYAGGHITKAHGSYTFNTNFNVNYLGAVVPNVDGWYGAPSLPLSATYTATAFRNNVLATVHGGTNWREYSYTALFGAATLTRSVTLAAPATGQIAMSQTSNLHLAASGTTNQVISASTSSNFSSTFNIPNISVVKGVAFGHGDTFYTCGTVSAGNGLVQVMNTNIGYGLGTFGAGILSDPVAISTIIAPEPSSLFAMAAGALLLRRRRKSVH
- a CDS encoding YciI family protein, with product MAHYVLLYEFVDDFLARRGACRQEHLDQIWAAVERGEILLAGALEEPADSAILVFVGDGPEAAEEFAREDVYTRDGLITKWSVRKWNTVAGELASNITR
- a CDS encoding prepilin-type N-terminal cleavage/methylation domain-containing protein encodes the protein MRKAFTLIELLVVIAIIAILAAILFPVFTQAKLAAKKTQDLSNLNQIGKAIMLYANDNDDRTMVVNHTLDIGWFDPLFGYVKSKDAFRTPAYKRKPLDEDGTLVTPESDYSINGLYSHGEVLGNISRPADQILVSVRDIEAIDAEYHPWPETAVADPFTNDWNTLAAYQGSEAPGAPVEEWFQTRLAQRAFGNGTNFTFSDGHSKFSAWERTLRLDNQLPGQHNVDRVVGKLN